The Populus nigra chromosome 14, ddPopNigr1.1, whole genome shotgun sequence genome has a segment encoding these proteins:
- the LOC133673392 gene encoding uncharacterized protein LOC133673392 isoform X5, translated as MFWFQGTENGEMKCGMENGLRGIPWLGEFASVNDSAPLQETDSQDSVDLKPSAVSCSLEEFQKFDSFFSSFMTDVREFFLPPEKHRFGLVSEKSMLSPLGVGDSGSWSVMLYYNGCPSCSSILKEGDDMKRVLQMEKSIVTELEGDGQDLDSAIPSNKPSVLLFVDRSSDLSETRRKSKEGLDVFRELALHYQISNQMGQQSNDKSEASSVQASTEYQSVSGHPKLKLSPTAQNIKSKDKMSIMIVNDGKPVLLNSMASGLEGSSLHEILTYLLQKKEEAKLSSVAKEAGFQLLSDDFNIKVTDTLLSVAEVESEHIPSDESLVRTSTDLDKDSASNNREGSQSTTSQDDEEKSTYSDASRRLLSIEPAQYMSDHKPPTSEDARAEKKGSFQSDKLGEEQRNFQNFKGSFFFCDGNYRLLTALTGETRIPSLVIIDPLSQQHYVFTKHTNLSYSSLEDFLHGFLNGNLVPYQRSESEPESPREETRPPFVNMDFHEADSISQVTAHTFSEQVLGFNQSDNDFAANAWNEDVLVLFSNSWCGFCQRMELIVREVHRAIKGYINMLKTGSRTGETVLTDDNLKKLPKIFLMDCTMNDCSLILKSMNQREVYPTLLLFPAESKNTVCYEGDMAVADVITFLADRGSNSRHLTSENGILWTVAEKKGANSLKDASTAAEDKSHEVLLKDLTPKRNVEYGQTKSHTSKGLHDTVSQVAVGSILVATEKLNTQPFDKSRILIVKSDQNTGFQGLIHNKHLRWDTLQELEEESKLLKEAPLSFGGPLVTRGMPLVALTRRAVGGQYPEVAPGTYFLGQSATLHEIEEIRSGNQCVSDYWFFLGFSSWGWEQLFDEIAQGAWNLSEHKKELLDWP; from the exons ATGTTCTGGTTCCAGGGGACAGAAAATGGAGAGATGAAATGTGGAATGGAAAATGGGCTCAGAGGAATTCCTTGGCTTGGGGAGTTTGCCTCAGTAAATGATAGTGCTCCTCTTCAGGAAACTGATTCCCAGGACAGTGTGGATCTAAAGCCCAGTGCTGTATCTTGTTCCCTTGAAGAATTTCAGAAATTTGATTCTTTCTTCTCAAGTTTCATGACTGATGTAAGGGAGTTCTTCCTGCCTCCTGAAAAGCATAGATTTGGTCTGGTTTCGGAGAAATCAATGCTCTCTCCTCTTGGTGTTGGAGATTCTGGTTCTTGGTCAGTAATGCTTTATTATAATGGATGTCCAAGTTGTTCAAGTATTCTAAAAGAAGGGGATGACATGAAGAGAGTTCTACAAATGGAAAAGTCAATTGTCACAGAG CTGGAAGGTGATGGACAAGATCTTGATTCCGCAATACCTTCAAACAAGCCATCAGTACTCCTGTTTGTGGATAGATCATCTGACTTATCagaaacaagaagaaagagTAAGGAAGGTCTTGATGTATTTAGAGAACTAGCGTTgcactaccaaatatcaaatCAGATGGGTCAGCAGAGCAACGACAAGTCTGAAGCATCCTCTGTCCAAGCTTCAACTGAATACCAAAGTGTATCTGGACACCCGAAATTAAAGCTATCTCCAACAGCTCAAAACATTAAATCAAAGGACAAAATGTCTATCATGATTGTAAATGATGGCAAACCTGTCTTGTTAAATAGTATGGCTTCAGGTTTGGAAGGCAGttccttgcatgaaatcttgaCTTACCTTCTTCAGAAAAAGGAGGAAGCTAAATTGAGTTCAGTTGCAAAGGAGGCTGGTTTCCAACTTCTTTCTGATGATTTTAACATTAAAGTAACAGATACATTACTGTCAGTAGCAGAGGTGGAGTCTGAACACATACCGTCTGATGAGAGCCTTGTTAGAACTAGTACTGATCTGGACAAAGATTCTGCCTCTAATAACCGTGAAGGATCCCAGTCGACTACTTCTCAGGATGATGAAGAGAAGTCTACTTATTCTGATGCAAGTAGACGCCTACTATCTATAGAACCTGCTCAATACATGTCAGATCATAAACCACCTACTTCAGAAGATGCAAGGGCAGAAAAAAAGGGTTCTTTCCAGTCAGACAAGTTGGGGGAAGAACAACGCAACTTTCAAAATTTCAagggttcttttttcttttgtgatgGAAACTATCGATTACTAACAGCTTTGACTGGTGAGACCAGGATTCCATCCTTGGTAATAATTGATCCACTTTCACAGCAGCATTATGTCTTTACTAAACATACAAATCTCAGCTACTCTTCACTGGAGGATTTTCTTCATGGATTTCTTAATGGAAATCTTGTCCCATATCAACGCTCTGAGTCTGAACCTGAAAGCCCGAGAGAAGAAACTCGCCCACCATTTGTTAATATGGACTTCCATGAGGCAGATTCCATCTCTCAAGTTACAGCTCACACTTTCTCAGAACAGGTTCTTGGTTTTAATCAATCTGACAATGACTTTGCTGCGAATGCATGGAATGAGGATGTGCTGGTCCTTTTTAGCAATAGTTGGTGTGGATTTTGTCAGAGAATGGAATTAATTGTTCGTGAAGTGCATCGAGCCATTAAAGGATACATAAACATGTTGAAGACTGGATCTAGGACTGGGGAAACAGTGCTCACTGATG ATAACCTAAAGAAGCTTCCCAAAATCTTCTTAATGGATTGCACGATGAACGATTGCAGTTTGATTCTAAAATCAATGAATCAG AGGGAAGTTTATCCTACTCTGTTGTTATTTCCTGCAGAAAGTAAGAATACTGTCTGTTATGAAGGAGACATGGCTGTAGCTGATGTTATTACTTTTTTAGCTGACCGTGGAAGTAATTCTCGACATCTCACCAGTGAAAATG GAATTCTATGGACTGTTGCTGAAAAAAAGGGTGCTAATTCACTGAAGGATGCTTCGACTGCTGCAGAAGATAAATCCCATGAAGTCCTTTTAAAGGACCTAACTCCAAAGAGAAATGTGGAATATGGTCAGACCAAATCTCACACATCCAAAGGCTTGCATGATACGGTATCTCAGGTGGCAGTTGGCTCAATCCTGGTCGCTACTGAAAAGCTTAACACACAACCATTTGACAAGTCAAGGATTCTCATCGTCAAGTCTGATCAAAATACAGGATTTCAAGGTCTGATTCACAATAAGCATTTGAGATGGGACACTCTGCAAGAACTGGAAGAAGAGTCAAAACTGCTAAAAGAGGCTCCTCTATCGTTTGGTGGTCCACTTGTAACTCGCGGAATGCCTCTTGTTGCTCTGACTCGAAGAGCAGTCGGAGGTCAATACCCCGAAGTTGCACCGGGTACTTACTTTCTAGGTCAGTCGGCAACACTACATGAAATTGAAGAGATCAGGTCAGGAAATCAATGCGTATCTGACTACTGGTTTTTCTTGGGGTTTTCGAGTTGGGGCTGGGAGCAGCTGTTCGATGAGATTGCTCAAGGAGCTTGGAATTTAAGCGAGCACAAGAAGGAACTCTTAGACTGGCCATAA
- the LOC133673392 gene encoding uncharacterized protein LOC133673392 isoform X4, whose amino-acid sequence MSKISLIIFTLAIIITSSSPSSSTVDSESDGGIGQWRILTKQNFSSQIRLHPHILLVISVPWSGESRSLMKDITHLVIDKKEEFGSLKLMYMHKNNEKMLADAIGAVVTDEITLLYYHHSLYYKYKGKYRARNILSSIFPYFSLLPEEMPLKRLSGEGDLKMFIESADKAVLLLEFCGWTEKLIAREKNNGSKTGFGVQGFDVESNVISTPRGKENQKFLMFWFQGTENGEMKCGMENGLRGIPWLGEFASVNDSAPLQETDSQDSVDLKPSAVSCSLEEFQKFDSFFSSFMTDVREFFLPPEKHRFGLVSEKSMLSPLGVGDSGSWSVMLYYNGCPSCSSILKEGDDMKRVLQMEKSIVTELEGDGQDLDSAIPSNKPSVLLFVDRSSDLSETRRKSKEGLDVFRELALHYQISNQMGQQSNDKSEASSVQASTEYQSVSGHPKLKLSPTAQNIKSKDKMSIMIVNDGKPVLLNSMASGLEGSSLHEILTYLLQKKEEAKLSSVAKEAGFQLLSDDFNIKVTDTLLSVAEVESEHIPSDESLVRTSTDLDKDSASNNREGSQSTTSQDDEEKSTYSDASRRLLSIEPAQYMSDHKPPTSEDARAEKKGSFQSDKLGEEQRNFQNFKGSFFFCDGNYRLLTALTGETRIPSLVIIDPLSQQHYVFTKHTNLSYSSLEDFLHGFLNGNLVPYQRSESEPESPREETRPPFVNMDFHEADSISQVTAHTFSEQVLGFNQSDNDFAANAWNEDVLVLFSNSWCGFCQRMELIVREVHRAIKGYINMLKTGSRTGETVLTDDNLKKLPKIFLMDCTMNDCSLILKSMNQREVYPTLLLFPAESKNTVCYEGDMAVADVITFLADRGSNSRHLTSENEDKSHEVLLKDLTPKRNVEYGQTKSHTSKGLHDTVSQVAVGSILVATEKLNTQPFDKSRILIVKSDQNTGFQGLIHNKHLRWDTLQELEEESKLLKEAPLSFGGPLVTRGMPLVALTRRAVGGQYPEVAPGTYFLGQSATLHEIEEIRSGNQCVSDYWFFLGFSSWGWEQLFDEIAQGAWNLSEHKKELLDWP is encoded by the exons ATGAGTAAAATCAGTTTGATTATCTTCACTCTAGCTATCATAATCACATCATCATCGCCATCATCATCAACCGTTGATAGTGAATCAGACGGTGGAATCGGGCAATGGCGAATTCTCACCAAGCAAAATTTTTCTTCTCAGATAAGACTCCACCCTCATATCCTACTCGTCATCTCTGTTCCCT GGTCAGGTGAATCTCGGTCGCTAATGAAGGACATAACGCATTTGGTTATTGATAAGAAAGAAGAATTCGGATCTTTAAAGTTGATGTATATGcacaaaaataatgaaaaaatgttAGCGGATGCTATTGGTGCTGTTGTTACAGATGAGATTACTCTCTTATACTACCATCATTCTTTGTATTATAAGTATAAAGGCAAATATCGGGCAAGGAATATTTTGTCTTccatttttccttatttttcgcTCTTGCCTGAAGAAATGCCATTAAAAAGATTGAGTGGTGAAGGGGATTTGAAGATGTTTATTGAATCGGCGGATAAGGCTGTGCTCTTGCTAGAATTTTGTGGGTGGACAGAGAAATTGATTGCTAGAGAGAAGAATAATGGTAGCAAAACTGGTTTTGGTGTGCAAG GTTTTGATGTAGAGAGTAATGTAATTTCAACACCCAGAGGGAAGGAAAACCAGAAG TTTCTAATGTTCTGGTTCCAGGGGACAGAAAATGGAGAGATGAAATGTGGAATGGAAAATGGGCTCAGAGGAATTCCTTGGCTTGGGGAGTTTGCCTCAGTAAATGATAGTGCTCCTCTTCAGGAAACTGATTCCCAGGACAGTGTGGATCTAAAGCCCAGTGCTGTATCTTGTTCCCTTGAAGAATTTCAGAAATTTGATTCTTTCTTCTCAAGTTTCATGACTGATGTAAGGGAGTTCTTCCTGCCTCCTGAAAAGCATAGATTTGGTCTGGTTTCGGAGAAATCAATGCTCTCTCCTCTTGGTGTTGGAGATTCTGGTTCTTGGTCAGTAATGCTTTATTATAATGGATGTCCAAGTTGTTCAAGTATTCTAAAAGAAGGGGATGACATGAAGAGAGTTCTACAAATGGAAAAGTCAATTGTCACAGAG CTGGAAGGTGATGGACAAGATCTTGATTCCGCAATACCTTCAAACAAGCCATCAGTACTCCTGTTTGTGGATAGATCATCTGACTTATCagaaacaagaagaaagagTAAGGAAGGTCTTGATGTATTTAGAGAACTAGCGTTgcactaccaaatatcaaatCAGATGGGTCAGCAGAGCAACGACAAGTCTGAAGCATCCTCTGTCCAAGCTTCAACTGAATACCAAAGTGTATCTGGACACCCGAAATTAAAGCTATCTCCAACAGCTCAAAACATTAAATCAAAGGACAAAATGTCTATCATGATTGTAAATGATGGCAAACCTGTCTTGTTAAATAGTATGGCTTCAGGTTTGGAAGGCAGttccttgcatgaaatcttgaCTTACCTTCTTCAGAAAAAGGAGGAAGCTAAATTGAGTTCAGTTGCAAAGGAGGCTGGTTTCCAACTTCTTTCTGATGATTTTAACATTAAAGTAACAGATACATTACTGTCAGTAGCAGAGGTGGAGTCTGAACACATACCGTCTGATGAGAGCCTTGTTAGAACTAGTACTGATCTGGACAAAGATTCTGCCTCTAATAACCGTGAAGGATCCCAGTCGACTACTTCTCAGGATGATGAAGAGAAGTCTACTTATTCTGATGCAAGTAGACGCCTACTATCTATAGAACCTGCTCAATACATGTCAGATCATAAACCACCTACTTCAGAAGATGCAAGGGCAGAAAAAAAGGGTTCTTTCCAGTCAGACAAGTTGGGGGAAGAACAACGCAACTTTCAAAATTTCAagggttcttttttcttttgtgatgGAAACTATCGATTACTAACAGCTTTGACTGGTGAGACCAGGATTCCATCCTTGGTAATAATTGATCCACTTTCACAGCAGCATTATGTCTTTACTAAACATACAAATCTCAGCTACTCTTCACTGGAGGATTTTCTTCATGGATTTCTTAATGGAAATCTTGTCCCATATCAACGCTCTGAGTCTGAACCTGAAAGCCCGAGAGAAGAAACTCGCCCACCATTTGTTAATATGGACTTCCATGAGGCAGATTCCATCTCTCAAGTTACAGCTCACACTTTCTCAGAACAGGTTCTTGGTTTTAATCAATCTGACAATGACTTTGCTGCGAATGCATGGAATGAGGATGTGCTGGTCCTTTTTAGCAATAGTTGGTGTGGATTTTGTCAGAGAATGGAATTAATTGTTCGTGAAGTGCATCGAGCCATTAAAGGATACATAAACATGTTGAAGACTGGATCTAGGACTGGGGAAACAGTGCTCACTGATG ATAACCTAAAGAAGCTTCCCAAAATCTTCTTAATGGATTGCACGATGAACGATTGCAGTTTGATTCTAAAATCAATGAATCAG AGGGAAGTTTATCCTACTCTGTTGTTATTTCCTGCAGAAAGTAAGAATACTGTCTGTTATGAAGGAGACATGGCTGTAGCTGATGTTATTACTTTTTTAGCTGACCGTGGAAGTAATTCTCGACATCTCACCAGTGAAAATG AAGATAAATCCCATGAAGTCCTTTTAAAGGACCTAACTCCAAAGAGAAATGTGGAATATGGTCAGACCAAATCTCACACATCCAAAGGCTTGCATGATACGGTATCTCAGGTGGCAGTTGGCTCAATCCTGGTCGCTACTGAAAAGCTTAACACACAACCATTTGACAAGTCAAGGATTCTCATCGTCAAGTCTGATCAAAATACAGGATTTCAAGGTCTGATTCACAATAAGCATTTGAGATGGGACACTCTGCAAGAACTGGAAGAAGAGTCAAAACTGCTAAAAGAGGCTCCTCTATCGTTTGGTGGTCCACTTGTAACTCGCGGAATGCCTCTTGTTGCTCTGACTCGAAGAGCAGTCGGAGGTCAATACCCCGAAGTTGCACCGGGTACTTACTTTCTAGGTCAGTCGGCAACACTACATGAAATTGAAGAGATCAGGTCAGGAAATCAATGCGTATCTGACTACTGGTTTTTCTTGGGGTTTTCGAGTTGGGGCTGGGAGCAGCTGTTCGATGAGATTGCTCAAGGAGCTTGGAATTTAAGCGAGCACAAGAAGGAACTCTTAGACTGGCCATAA